A segment of the Cinclus cinclus chromosome 3, bCinCin1.1, whole genome shotgun sequence genome:
ACACCATAGTTTGACCTTGAGTCAGCTGAACGCGGGCGACCGGATAAATTACTTGGTCTCCAGTCATGCTCGTGAAGCATGTGCCTATAACCTCTAGTATTTGGAAGTCCATTCGTGTGTTTTCGTTGCCCTGCTGTCCTGATGGCTTTGCTGGGATTGTTAGTTTCTTGCTCCTTTGCTGCAGGGAGCTTGGGATTTGGAATACAAGACGTATTTACAGTTTCTGCCCTGCTTGTAGCAGAGTCACACAGTGAACCACAGGGTTTGTGATCTTCTGATGCTTTTTGAGGCATCTGACTTTCCTGCAGAGCATTGTTACATTTATCTGTATGAAATACAGTCCGATTAAACTCATCAATCTTTGCTGCTAGCATTTCATTTCTTTGGGTCTTTCCCAAAATATACCTGGTGTCTTCCAAAAGATCATTGTGCAAGGTAGCAGGGGCATAAAAGTCATTACTATAAAAAGGGCTGCTGTGAGACTTGGTGTTTTGCTTCTGATGCATCTTGTTGCTTTGGGCCATATTTCCATCTGAACAACTCTTTTGGGCTGACAGTGGGGAAAgttcatttttattgttttttccaAGCTTGCCCATATCATATGTCCATGTATTGTGGCAGAAACTTGTTGGAACATTGCACTCATTTTTGGTTACAGGTACTGCAGTAGTTACCATCACAGGGACTTTCACAACCTGTCCTTCATTTGCACAGGCtactaaagatttttttttgtctgcaggTGAAGGATTTATCAGTTTCCCCCCATTACAACAATCCTGAGCCTTGCAATTGCTTTTGATGCCTGGATCTCTTATGTGTACTTCTGAAAGCTGTATGACTGCAGAAAGTGAGTTTGTTAGGTGCCGAGAAGTGCTCCGTGGAGGAACTGGTGGAGCTTCTTTCTTTTGCCAAGGTCTGAAATCTGTTCCTATGTCACTAGTAAGACTATCGTAAGAAATGTCCTTCAAAGCCCTGGTGGAGCTCATCAGGTTCTTCCTATTATTATGTTCCTCTGTTTCAAAAGCAACTGAAGTCTGTGATTCATCGCAGGACACATGGTTCATCTCAGGCAGAATAACTGTGTTTTGGGTTTCCTCAAATTCCCCTAGGAAAGGAAGTGACTTCATTCTGGAAATAAGAGAAGAGGTGTTTTAGGGATGAGCAATAAGGCACATTCCAGAGAACCTCAGCATTGATTAATtctctgcaggagcaggtgTTTTAACACTGGCTACTTAAAAGGGTTTGGGAGCTGTTTTGCTGCTCGAAACATACATAATCAAAACACATGCAAAAAATTTGAGGAAAGGTCAAGAAAAGGAATTTGTATTCTTTTCCTTTGCCACTAAAATTCTTCTGAGTTTTTTAGATGGCTGTTTTCTTATCTATGCTACTGGATCTTGTTCTAATGAACCAGACTATGAACTGAATGAAGAAAGCTGTAGGACACAGTGTGTCCCTTGTTTAGGTTTCATAACCTTACACATGAGATCTGTCTTTTGATATCTGATGAAAAAGCACCTTTAGAAGTTGTGCATCAGCTATGAATCCATTTGCTCTAAAGATACAAACAGTAACCCagctaaaataattaattagtGACGGACTTTTAACTGATCACATGGTGGAGTGTGAGAAATCCCTGTGATCTTTGGGAGCATCTGAGAAGGTTCTGTTTTACCTGAGAATTTCTGCACAACTCAAGAAGCAGTATGGTGTTTACCTTGCTAGAAAAGACAATGAACACTGAATTTTTAACAGATGATAGAATGTTCACTTGCCATACTTTTCAGGGTCTGACTTGCCAtcttttcattaataaaaatttatGGTGGTTCTCTCTattgctttctttcttcctaCTCTTGGATCATCAGTTCCTGACACATCCCCCATGCTTAAGGCTAGATTTGGGCTTAAAGTAAGAAATTCCCAGTTTGACAAACCCATACTGTGTTGTATAAAACTACATGGAAAAGAAGACAGACCAGACAGAAATATCTATTCCTTTTCCCAATCCTCTGTACAGCCATTAGAAACAAATACAATTTCATCTCATCTAAATACTAATCTGAATTTGTAGATTCTGTATATAAATTCCATTTTGCTAGTAAAATGTGCCTTTGTGTCATATTTAAGCATATTTCATTTGAATGTTTTATGCTGAGTACTGAAACACTAGGAGGGTAGGAACTGCCCACCTACTAAGAAATCCAACAGCAAACCTGCCTTCAAAGTGAAAAGCATAAGGAgcattattaatttaatataaGAAGTCCAAAGATGTTTTTACCTTCTGTGATTGGACTTTTTTCGAATTTCCTCTTGATAGCTGCATAATTCTTTACTGACTCTGGCAAGTTCTTTAAGAGcctttataaatataaaaacagtcctttaatatatacatttaaaattacatgtCCAGAATTAATTTGAAACCTGTGGTCATTTGCATTTAAGATTCACAGCAGAGGGAAGTAGTATGAGAAAAGATACTAAAAAGCCCCACCTTATGAATAGAAGTAAAGAGCATGCTGTTAACACATTTAAACAGTGAGAAGACAGTCATTGATATCAAACCTAGGAGCAAGTAGAGATAGTGACTTGTGGAAAGCTGAAATCAGGAAGATCAGTTCTTTAGCTTAACCTGGCAGGCCAAAGTCCTCAGTGTTTTCCTCCCCCTTGTAACTGAAACATGCTCATACTTTACTTACTAGATTGAGATCACTAATATAATTCTTGGTATTTTGCTTGGCAGTTTTAATGGTGAGGCTGTTTTCAGGTTCCTCATGGTCCTCAAAGGCCAGATTGTCCATTATGAGTGTATTGTTTCTGCTCTCGTGCCTGGGTTCCTCCCATTTGTGTCCTGTTATACCAAGCAGACTCCTTTTCTCCATTCTGTCGTTTGCCACATTGTGTTGATGGTTCAGCTCCAGTGTGTCACTCTCTTGTGAAGTAGGGGAATGCATGGACAGCTGCAGCATCTTGCTCTGAATGGCCTTGCTATCATGGATGGTCATATTGCTCTCCCTTCTAAGTTTTACCTCCTGGTAAAGCTGAAAAGACAATATAACCTTCTATTAAATCATGGTATTGTAATGAACTTTATGGCAAAGCCCCCATATTTGTCTTCTATTTTGAATGATGCTTCATTCAGTAGCACTGATTAGAAAAATTCTACACGTGTTAGTAAGAAAGTGCTGCGTGACCTAGTGTGATAATTCAAACACCATGATTGCCACAGGATAAGGCTGTTACCATCCTCAAACTCGCTGCCATAATTTTAATGTCTTCCACCCATGGCTGGCACTGGAAGAGATCTCATGAGATAACTGGCCCTGCCTTGAGCCAAAAGCcatgtgtttgttttccaagtATTATCAGCACACTAAGTGGCGGACACAACTGTGATCTGATGGATAGGGAATGTGGGGGAATGTGCTGGTGAGAGAGTGTTCTGCCTATGTTACAGCCTATTAATATTATCTGAAGGAGAGGAAGTGAATTCTCATCAAATACAGTACCATCTGCACAAGAGCAGACTCTTAATTCTCAGACAAgtggaattcttccctgtgactGGAGTGATAACTCAGTACTGCAGAATGGTATGATTTGGCAATGTGCTGCCACCCTCTTCTTTCATGCTATCTGCTGAGATCCAGTGGCTTCATTAGTAAATGAAAAGGTGTTAATTCTGGACACCCAGCACATTCAAACTAGGAACCATGGTAAattataaattagaaaaaattgTAACATCATAAAAATCTCTTCTGCTTACAGTATAATTTCCAGTGCCAAGAGTCCCACAGCTCTTTATAAACATTCATTCTTAACTTGCTGTCATGAAGAAAGCACACAGACACCTCTGAACAGCCATCTGCCTGCCCTCTTACAATGCACAAGGCCATCACAACAACTTTTGGAAGGACAGTGGAAAAGAATAACAACATGCAGAACATGTGGCCATTTCATGGGTAGTGCTGTGGATCAGAAGTATTCTCACGTTCAGAGACTTAACACTTGATCTCATCCTGGGTTTTCAGATTTCACTCCAAAAGCCCAGCTGCTCATGGAAACTGAGGGCTGAACTTTTCCATTTCCAAGAAATAAGAGCCTCATATGGAT
Coding sequences within it:
- the KIAA0408 gene encoding uncharacterized protein KIAA0408 homolog, which codes for MVQSLLWQMLPKPVMLNVFHFPLPKASLPLGNIQGREKKSRAVFAVAQTLAMDLREQLENTERNWSKEKMELLERFDNERKEWECQWKVMQKKIEELYQEVKLRRESNMTIHDSKAIQSKMLQLSMHSPTSQESDTLELNHQHNVANDRMEKRSLLGITGHKWEEPRHESRNNTLIMDNLAFEDHEEPENSLTIKTAKQNTKNYISDLNLALKELARVSKELCSYQEEIRKKSNHRRMKSLPFLGEFEETQNTVILPEMNHVSCDESQTSVAFETEEHNNRKNLMSSTRALKDISYDSLTSDIGTDFRPWQKKEAPPVPPRSTSRHLTNSLSAVIQLSEVHIRDPGIKSNCKAQDCCNGGKLINPSPADKKKSLVACANEGQVVKVPVMVTTAVPVTKNECNVPTSFCHNTWTYDMGKLGKNNKNELSPLSAQKSCSDGNMAQSNKMHQKQNTKSHSSPFYSNDFYAPATLHNDLLEDTRYILGKTQRNEMLAAKIDEFNRTVFHTDKCNNALQESQMPQKASEDHKPCGSLCDSATSRAETVNTSCIPNPKLPAAKEQETNNPSKAIRTAGQRKHTNGLPNTRGYRHMLHEHDWRPSNLSGRPRSADSRSNYGVVEKLLKTYEKSTVTSPCNAKCYKDKWTQANSEFTNESCETLSQYLEMLPIEQEKQDFPRNSARHIGQQLKQGKEREKLPEICVPAKCSSEKGFSRPARPANRRLPSRWASRSPSAPPAVRRAVYNSVSFRSETSVV